The proteins below come from a single Mustela erminea isolate mMusErm1 chromosome 14, mMusErm1.Pri, whole genome shotgun sequence genomic window:
- the LOC116573608 gene encoding LOW QUALITY PROTEIN: interferon-induced protein with tetratricopeptide repeats 5-like (The sequence of the model RefSeq protein was modified relative to this genomic sequence to represent the inferred CDS: inserted 1 base in 1 codon; substituted 1 base at 1 genomic stop codon): MDLFLQNFKKNFIFNSEIPKDPLKAILLDLECYFTWNLLKTXLFDVDDTVEQQLEFVTRESRLILYNLLAYVKHLKGQNEDALECLEQAEDIMQREHSDREVRRLVTWGNYAWVYYHMDQLKEARKHLDKLGTVCSKLSSPSDYKLEIPETDCEKGWALLKFGGKYYHRAKAAFEKALEAEPDNPEFNIGYAITAYRLDDTDRHGCIKSFSLGPLRKAVTLNPGNAYIKVLLALKLQDVQAEDEGEKYIEEILDQVFSQPHVLRYTAKFYRRKNSWDKALEVLKKALKVTPMSLFLHLQMGLCYRVQMTEIKKATDNRPTGEDKLRMDRLISTAISHFKVAVQXDSKFPFVYTDLASMYVKAGQCSKAEEVFQKPLHQNRTNDHKHQIHYYYGRFQEFHYKSESTAMCHYLEALKISD; encoded by the exons ATGGACTTGTttcttcaaaactttaaaaagaattttatcttcAACAGTGAAATTCCCAAGGATCCCTTGAAGGCCATTCTGTTGGACTTGGAATGTTACTTTACGTGGAATTTACTTAAGA TTCTGTTTGATGTGGATGATACAGTTGAGCAGCAGCTTGAATTCGTCACCAGAGAATCCAGACTTATTCTTTATAACCTACTGGCCTACGTGAAACACCTAAAAGGCCAAAATGAAGATGCCCTAGAATGCTTGGAACAAGCAGAAGACATAATGCAGCGAGAGCACTCGGACAGAGAAGTGCGACGTCTGGTCACTTGGGGAAACTATGCCTGGGTGTATTATCACATGGATCAGCTTAAGGAAGCTCGGAAGCATTTAGACAAGCTAGGGACTGTCTGTAGCAAACTGTCCAGTCCTTCTGACTACAAGTTGGAAATACCTGAGACTGACTGTGAGAAAGGGTGGGCACTCTTGAAATTTGGAGGAAAGTATTACCACAGGGCAAAAGCGGCTTTTGAGAAGGCTCTGGAAGCAGAACCTGACAATCCAGAATTTAACATCGGCTATGCCATCACAGCGTACCGGCTGGACGATACTGACCGACACGGGTGTATAAAGAGCTTTTCTCTGGGCCCACTGAGGAAGGCTGTCACCCTGAATCCAGGTAATGCCTACATTAAGGTTTTACTGGCGCTGAAGCTTCAAGATGTACAAGCAGAAGATGAAGGGGAAAAGTATATTGAAGAAATTCTGGACCAGGTATTTTCCCAACCTCATGTCCTTCGTTACACAGCCAAATTCTACAGGAGAAAAAATTCCTGGGACAAAGCTCTTGAAGTTTTGAAAAAGGCCTTGAAGGTGACACCAATGTCTTTGTTCCTGCATCTCCAGATGGGACTTTGCTATAGGGTGCAAATGACTGAAATCAAGAAGGCTACAGACAACAGACCTACAGGGGAGGATAAACTGAGAATGGACAGGCTTATTTCAACGGCTATATCTCATTTCAAAGTAGCTGTGCAATGAGACTCCAAGTTCCCATTTGTCTACACGGACCTGGCCAGCATGTATGTCAAGGCAGGCCAGTGTAGCAAAGCTGAAGAGGTATTCCAGAAACCCCTTCATCAGAATAGAACCAATGATCACAAACATCAGATCCACTATTACTATGGCCGCTTTCAGGAATTTCACTATAAATCAGAAAGTACTGCCATGTGCCATTATTTAGAGGCCTTGAAGATCAGTGACtag